In Rheinheimera sp. MM224, one DNA window encodes the following:
- a CDS encoding MJ1255/VC2487 family glycosyltransferase, giving the protein MRVLYGVQATGNGHISRARAMGKYLHAEGIAVDFLFSGRPADQLFDMQQFGDYQVKTGLTFVTEQGQISYPKTALRAKPLELWRDIRQLDCSAYDLVLTDFEPITAWAARMQKKRSVAFGHQYAFLHQIPQTHATPLSRNIFKFFAPGQQQIGLHWHHFNQPILPPIVDLEPAENTADTNKVLVYLPFENQNKVLQWLQPLTQYQFYLYGPGLSKSQLGHIQCSGPCVDEFKRDLHQSNAVISNAGFELVSEALQLQKRILVKALQGQMEQQSNALALTQLQLGQSTDTLNTDVIKIWLESQSHNNKVQYVNVAQALAKWIRAGACPTELQQLNLW; this is encoded by the coding sequence ATGCGGGTTTTGTATGGTGTGCAGGCAACAGGCAATGGACATATCAGCAGAGCCCGCGCTATGGGCAAGTACCTTCACGCTGAAGGCATAGCAGTCGACTTCTTATTTTCAGGCCGTCCGGCTGACCAACTCTTTGATATGCAGCAGTTTGGCGACTATCAGGTGAAAACCGGTCTGACCTTTGTCACAGAACAAGGCCAGATCAGTTATCCAAAAACCGCGCTGCGGGCCAAACCTCTGGAGCTATGGCGTGATATCCGTCAACTGGACTGCTCAGCTTATGATTTAGTCTTAACCGATTTCGAACCTATTACCGCCTGGGCGGCACGCATGCAGAAAAAGCGCTCTGTTGCTTTTGGTCATCAGTACGCCTTTTTACATCAAATTCCTCAAACACATGCCACACCTTTAAGCCGCAACATCTTTAAGTTTTTTGCGCCAGGGCAGCAACAAATTGGTCTACATTGGCATCATTTTAACCAACCAATTTTGCCACCTATTGTCGATTTAGAGCCGGCTGAAAATACTGCTGATACTAATAAAGTGCTGGTGTATCTGCCATTTGAAAACCAGAACAAAGTACTGCAGTGGCTACAACCTTTAACTCAGTACCAATTTTATTTGTATGGCCCAGGCCTAAGTAAAAGCCAGCTCGGACATATTCAATGCTCTGGCCCTTGTGTCGACGAGTTTAAGCGCGACTTGCATCAATCCAATGCGGTGATCAGCAACGCAGGCTTTGAACTGGTTAGCGAAGCGCTGCAGCTACAAAAACGGATCTTAGTCAAAGCATTGCAAGGCCAGATGGAACAGCAATCCAACGCACTGGCGCTGACTCAATTGCAATTGGGTCAAAGTACCGACACTTTGAATACAGATGTGATCAAAATCTGGTTAGAGTCACAGTCACACAACAATAAGGTGCAATACGTTAATGTGGCTCAGGCTTTAGCCAAATGGATCCGCGCAGGCGCCTGCCCTACCGAATTACAACAATTGAATTTATGGTAA
- a CDS encoding acyltransferase family protein encodes MKYRKEIDGLRALAVLPVILFHAGFTVFGGGFVGVDIFFVISGYLITTILISEMEQDRFSLANFYDRRARRILPALFFVMLCTLPFAWLWMLPADLKSFSQSLVAVPLFVSNILFYLTSGYFDLTSEFKPLLHTWSLAVEEQYYLLFPIFLMITWKFGKNFITYLLIAATILSVTIAQWASFNYSSFSFYMLPTRGFEILIGALISFYINSKTLNQPFYQLFSKPVNQIGSITGMALILYSIFLFDKNTPSPSLYTLIPTLGAGLIILFANTDNFVGRLLGSKILVWIGLISYSTYLWHQPLLSFARLRSVEELTNVMLVMLCLASLILGYLSWRFVESPFRDRNALSTQKVVIITLPLGILFLVLGVVGHLTKGFESRFQPEIGNIYQPTRGFSLRCDKSDTKVGCKLGSLGTTPTFAMLGDSHSSVLQQNLSDSLELQLKSMVTYYGSWCAPLIDFGTDNVNKNPQCRKFMNDSFDLVLKDSNISTVILVAEWGNYTQGYRWNDSGIAFYTDAQSGTLSAQETIKSFHRALERTIGLLKENRKKVIIVKSVPEYEEHLPTYIAKSIAFDGGLPEDVDDKMMNYELRNADFENVLSKLKEDGSVTVVDTEHLFCKTGNCTFIDETNEMLYIDGNHLSKYGSRILVEDIINNLK; translated from the coding sequence ATGAAATATAGAAAAGAGATAGACGGGCTTAGGGCATTAGCTGTTTTGCCTGTTATCTTATTCCATGCTGGATTTACAGTATTTGGCGGTGGATTTGTAGGCGTTGATATTTTTTTTGTGATTAGTGGATACTTGATCACAACTATATTAATTTCTGAAATGGAGCAAGACAGGTTTTCATTGGCAAATTTTTATGACAGACGTGCTAGACGAATTCTTCCTGCTCTATTTTTTGTTATGTTATGTACTTTACCATTTGCTTGGTTATGGATGTTACCCGCTGATTTAAAGAGCTTTTCACAAAGCTTGGTAGCGGTGCCTCTGTTCGTCTCTAATATTCTTTTTTACTTGACTAGCGGATATTTTGATTTAACCTCAGAATTTAAGCCTTTGCTTCATACATGGAGTTTAGCGGTCGAAGAGCAGTATTATCTATTATTCCCTATATTTTTAATGATAACTTGGAAGTTTGGGAAAAATTTCATCACATATTTACTTATTGCGGCAACAATTCTAAGTGTAACTATTGCTCAATGGGCCTCATTTAACTACTCATCATTTAGTTTTTATATGTTACCAACCAGAGGGTTCGAGATACTGATTGGTGCATTAATTTCCTTTTATATCAATAGTAAGACTCTAAATCAGCCATTTTATCAGTTGTTTAGTAAACCTGTTAATCAGATCGGCAGTATAACTGGTATGGCACTAATTCTTTATTCAATATTCTTATTCGATAAAAATACACCATCTCCGAGTTTGTATACTTTAATTCCAACTTTGGGTGCTGGACTAATTATTCTTTTTGCGAATACCGACAATTTTGTCGGGAGACTTCTGGGTAGTAAAATACTGGTCTGGATTGGACTTATCAGTTACAGCACTTACTTATGGCATCAACCTTTGCTTTCCTTCGCCAGGTTACGTAGTGTAGAAGAGTTAACAAATGTGATGTTAGTTATGCTTTGCTTGGCTTCTCTGATTTTAGGTTACTTAAGTTGGAGATTCGTAGAAAGTCCGTTTCGAGACAGGAACGCTTTATCAACACAAAAAGTAGTGATTATTACGCTACCCTTGGGTATTTTATTTCTTGTATTAGGCGTTGTGGGCCACTTAACCAAAGGTTTTGAATCAAGATTTCAACCTGAAATAGGGAATATATATCAACCAACGAGAGGTTTCAGTTTACGATGTGATAAAAGCGACACTAAAGTTGGTTGTAAACTAGGAAGTTTGGGAACAACTCCAACTTTCGCTATGTTGGGTGATTCGCATAGTAGCGTTTTACAGCAAAATTTGAGCGATTCTTTAGAATTACAATTGAAGTCGATGGTAACTTACTACGGCAGTTGGTGCGCTCCACTTATAGATTTTGGTACGGATAACGTAAATAAAAATCCGCAATGCCGCAAGTTTATGAACGATTCTTTTGATCTCGTTTTAAAGGACAGCAATATATCAACTGTCATATTGGTAGCAGAGTGGGGTAACTACACTCAAGGGTATAGATGGAATGATTCAGGTATTGCCTTTTATACTGATGCTCAGTCTGGAACTTTGAGTGCACAAGAAACGATAAAGTCATTTCATAGAGCTCTTGAAAGAACTATCGGGCTGTTAAAAGAAAATCGTAAGAAAGTCATTATTGTAAAGAGCGTACCAGAATACGAAGAACATTTGCCTACATATATAGCCAAATCTATCGCTTTTGATGGTGGTTTACCTGAGGATGTGGATGACAAAATGATGAATTATGAACTTCGTAATGCTGATTTTGAAAACGTCCTTTCAAAACTTAAGGAAGATGGTTCAGTTACTGTTGTTGATACTGAACACCTATTTTGTAAAACTGGTAACTGTACTTTTATTGATGAGACGAACGAAATGCTTTATATAGATGGTAATCATTTATCTAAGTATGGTTCACGAATACTTGTAGAAGATATTATTAATAATCTCAAATAA
- a CDS encoding NAD-dependent epimerase/dehydratase family protein: MRVIISGITGVVGRNLGIELGSNGWSVFGLSRSQTSLFESLSLDLADANEVDRVITKIPKSDVFIHCAALINSDSSLVDLIQANVIGTLNALKLAREANVKYFINISSSAVLGPILYLPVDELHESNPQSPYAFSKYFGELALAFERENFKQVSQPEITSFRIPSPVGIGMPQRSILPIMLSQAMRKNPLTISGDSGRKQNFLDIRDIANAVMGVCEITGVEPVYNIAGGRSYSNAELARLINKVTGNLHDIVDESSKYAFPNGTLNPQCWEISTELANKSFGFIPKYDLEHTLTWLVNSDASLT, encoded by the coding sequence ATGAGGGTTATCATTAGTGGTATAACTGGAGTTGTCGGGCGTAACCTTGGTATTGAGCTCGGCTCTAATGGTTGGAGTGTTTTTGGGCTTAGCCGAAGTCAAACGTCTTTGTTTGAAAGTTTATCGCTTGATTTAGCTGATGCAAATGAAGTTGATCGCGTAATTACTAAGATCCCTAAGTCAGATGTATTTATACATTGTGCAGCGTTGATTAACAGCGATAGTTCTCTTGTTGATTTAATTCAAGCCAATGTCATCGGAACTTTGAATGCCCTGAAGTTAGCACGAGAAGCGAACGTAAAGTACTTCATTAATATATCAAGCAGTGCAGTATTAGGCCCGATATTGTATCTACCTGTAGATGAGCTGCATGAGTCTAACCCGCAATCGCCTTATGCATTTTCTAAATATTTCGGTGAACTCGCACTAGCGTTTGAGCGGGAAAATTTTAAGCAAGTCTCTCAGCCTGAGATTACATCTTTCAGGATTCCGTCCCCTGTTGGGATCGGAATGCCTCAACGTTCAATTTTACCCATTATGCTTAGTCAAGCTATGAGGAAAAATCCATTAACAATTTCAGGTGATTCAGGACGTAAGCAAAACTTTTTAGATATAAGAGATATTGCAAACGCCGTTATGGGAGTCTGTGAGATAACTGGTGTTGAGCCTGTTTATAATATTGCTGGTGGCAGATCTTATTCTAATGCCGAGTTAGCTAGATTAATTAATAAAGTTACAGGAAACTTGCATGATATTGTTGATGAGAGCTCAAAATATGCTTTTCCGAATGGCACATTGAATCCTCAGTGTTGGGAAATATCGACAGAACTAGCGAACAAAAGCTTTGGCTTTATACCAAAATATGATCTGGAACATACATTAACTTGGCTAGTTAACTCGGATGCCTCCTTAACATGA
- a CDS encoding acyltransferase family protein gives MKIQSLQILRAIAAWLVVYHHYMQLFYNLRSDSLLGEFFSKFGAFGVDIFFVLSGFVMFGSANSSSSTGWSFFINRLFRVLPTYWFFSVLLISFSYFMPDAFNFTAYTLNSLLYSLFFIPHENPSGLGLFPYLTVGWTLNFEIVFYTILALCLFLNKRYAVYICGIIVISLPLVLLKNNAPIMSVLSSVLMWQFVFGLFVGWLHSKFDLLKILSPKSAAFILIFSIVIMSGVLGYGTIQKTVSATMLVISFIALNNILNEKSKLTMFFAKLGDYSYSTYLCHVLIIGLFLHYQKTVTSSTPELLTICLISILTYIVSLAAYKYIETSRVISAMRDRLINLSDSKMWKNKG, from the coding sequence TTGAAGATACAGTCTTTACAAATCCTTAGAGCAATAGCCGCGTGGCTTGTTGTATATCATCACTACATGCAGCTGTTTTATAATTTAAGAAGTGATAGCCTTTTAGGCGAGTTCTTTAGTAAGTTTGGCGCATTTGGAGTTGATATTTTTTTTGTACTAAGTGGTTTCGTAATGTTCGGCTCTGCAAATAGCTCATCATCCACAGGATGGTCATTCTTTATAAATAGACTATTTAGAGTCCTTCCCACGTATTGGTTTTTTTCAGTACTATTGATATCTTTTAGCTATTTTATGCCTGATGCGTTCAATTTTACCGCTTATACATTGAACTCATTATTATATTCGCTGTTCTTTATACCTCATGAAAACCCTTCTGGTCTCGGTTTATTTCCTTATTTAACAGTTGGCTGGACACTTAACTTTGAAATAGTGTTTTATACAATATTAGCATTATGTTTATTTTTGAACAAACGCTATGCTGTGTATATTTGTGGGATTATAGTCATTTCACTTCCTCTTGTACTACTCAAAAATAACGCCCCAATCATGAGTGTCCTATCTAGCGTGCTTATGTGGCAGTTTGTCTTTGGACTATTCGTTGGTTGGCTACATTCAAAGTTTGACTTATTGAAAATACTTAGCCCAAAATCTGCGGCATTTATACTTATCTTTTCTATAGTAATAATGTCGGGCGTTCTTGGTTATGGGACAATACAGAAGACAGTTTCAGCGACTATGCTAGTTATTTCTTTTATTGCATTAAACAACATATTAAATGAAAAATCCAAACTAACAATGTTCTTTGCAAAACTTGGCGATTACTCTTACTCCACATATCTTTGTCATGTATTGATTATAGGACTGTTTCTTCATTACCAAAAAACTGTGACAAGCTCTACACCAGAATTATTAACAATATGTCTAATCTCAATTCTTACCTATATAGTGTCGTTAGCCGCATATAAATACATTGAAACATCAAGAGTAATCTCAGCTATGAGAGATCGATTAATCAATCTTTCAGATTCAAAGATGTGGAAAAATAAAGGTTAA
- a CDS encoding response regulator, translated as MKSMLALIGFDQVVVARNAETAMSACRRTDFDFILCDYNLGVGRDGYQLFEALKAEHCLKHSCCFIVVSGERHRQSVYGMIEFLPDDYLLKPFSYAELERRIGRAFQVKRALKYAYQMIAEENYPEAIQACDVALEQYPVHHTYTQRLKGELLVKVGRYKEAEILYSEVLAFRDLSWAKLGIAVAKGYQEQDTEAEGMLIELVDQPETKIEALDWLTRLYLSQNRAEDAFNTVRVVADASPKNYLRQHVLANLAVINNQPDLAVRVHSKLLEAAKYSIYDTADNMLNYARAMIQNAQGLSVRDKRTVLGKVDYFLKDVKKRFNPATYEHDKLVIEARVAVLEGKTEKAKSLLQQSEELSLGKTLSPSALLDRARAYFESGNLAMSDHYMGSLNTLSQSADLYNKALNMMFLSEQDKYSSKRATMMASHNAGMEAYSLGQYSEAINYFIEAQKTMPANASIAMNLLQAISQRGRLNEDLIYLAHKCMNVIDEAELPKDQRKRYNFIKEQIQQML; from the coding sequence ATGAAAAGCATGTTGGCGCTGATTGGTTTCGACCAGGTCGTAGTAGCCCGTAATGCAGAAACCGCTATGTCAGCCTGCCGCAGAACCGACTTCGACTTTATTTTATGTGACTATAACTTAGGTGTAGGCCGCGACGGTTATCAGCTGTTTGAAGCCTTAAAAGCCGAACACTGCCTGAAACACAGCTGCTGTTTTATTGTGGTCAGCGGCGAGCGTCACCGTCAATCTGTCTATGGCATGATTGAATTTCTGCCCGACGATTATCTGCTCAAGCCTTTTAGTTATGCCGAACTGGAACGCCGTATTGGCCGGGCTTTTCAGGTAAAACGTGCATTAAAGTACGCCTACCAGATGATTGCAGAAGAAAACTATCCTGAAGCGATTCAGGCCTGCGACGTCGCCTTAGAGCAATACCCGGTACACCACACCTATACCCAACGCCTCAAAGGCGAACTCTTAGTCAAAGTAGGTCGCTACAAAGAAGCAGAAATCTTATACAGCGAAGTATTAGCCTTTCGGGATTTATCCTGGGCCAAACTAGGTATAGCGGTAGCAAAAGGCTATCAGGAGCAGGATACAGAAGCTGAAGGCATGTTGATTGAACTTGTCGACCAGCCTGAAACTAAAATTGAAGCACTCGACTGGCTGACGCGTTTGTATTTAAGCCAAAACAGGGCTGAAGACGCGTTTAATACGGTCCGTGTCGTAGCCGATGCCTCACCAAAAAACTACCTGCGCCAGCACGTCCTGGCCAATTTAGCAGTGATCAACAACCAACCTGATTTAGCAGTACGGGTGCACAGCAAATTACTGGAAGCGGCAAAGTATTCTATCTACGACACAGCAGACAATATGCTGAACTACGCCCGCGCTATGATCCAAAATGCCCAGGGTTTATCTGTACGGGATAAACGCACCGTGCTTGGCAAAGTAGATTATTTCCTAAAAGACGTAAAAAAACGTTTTAATCCTGCCACTTACGAGCACGACAAGCTGGTGATAGAAGCCAGAGTTGCAGTACTGGAAGGCAAAACCGAAAAAGCCAAAAGTCTGCTGCAGCAAAGCGAAGAGTTAAGTTTAGGTAAAACTTTATCCCCTTCCGCCTTGCTTGACCGGGCCAGAGCTTATTTTGAAAGCGGCAATCTTGCGATGAGCGACCACTACATGGGCAGTTTAAACACCCTGTCGCAAAGCGCCGATTTGTACAACAAAGCGTTGAATATGATGTTTTTATCCGAACAGGATAAATACAGCAGCAAAAGAGCCACTATGATGGCCAGTCACAACGCCGGGATGGAAGCCTACAGCCTGGGCCAGTACTCCGAAGCCATCAACTACTTTATCGAAGCACAAAAAACCATGCCGGCCAACGCCAGCATCGCGATGAACTTATTACAAGCCATCAGCCAGCGCGGCCGTTTAAACGAAGATTTAATCTACCTCGCCCATAAATGCATGAACGTGATAGACGAAGCTGAACTGCCCAAAGATCAACGTAAAAGATACAACTTCATCAAAGAGCAAATTCAGCAGATGTTGTGA
- the galE gene encoding UDP-glucose 4-epimerase GalE → MSYVLLTGGAGYIGSHTALALLRAGEQVISFDNYSNSSPESLKRVEQLACKPVIQIEGDVLDADALAAVFEQYPIKAVVHFAGLKAVGESTQKPLWYYETNVGGTIKLCQVMAEFGVKNLVFSSSATVYGDAQNSPLPETTPTVAMNPYGQSKLMTEWVLQDLHQSDNSWNIAVLRYFNPVGADASGRIGEDPNGIPNNLMPFITQVAVGKRAQLQIFGKDYPTADGTGVRDYIHVTDLAVGHVAALQHLSKGPGFDYFNLGSGEGLSVLDIVTRFAEVNQVTVPYQFADRRPGDVAQYFADPSKAKAILNWQTEQTLDDIVRDSWNWQKNNPNGY, encoded by the coding sequence ATGAGTTATGTTTTGTTAACAGGCGGTGCTGGTTATATCGGTAGCCACACAGCTTTAGCTTTGCTTCGGGCAGGCGAGCAGGTGATTAGTTTTGATAATTACAGCAATTCCAGCCCGGAATCATTAAAGCGGGTAGAGCAGTTGGCTTGTAAGCCTGTAATTCAGATTGAAGGCGATGTGTTGGATGCTGATGCGTTAGCTGCTGTATTTGAACAATACCCGATTAAAGCTGTAGTACATTTTGCTGGTTTAAAAGCTGTGGGTGAGTCGACACAAAAGCCTTTGTGGTATTACGAAACTAACGTCGGTGGCACTATTAAGCTTTGTCAGGTGATGGCGGAGTTTGGTGTTAAAAATCTGGTATTCAGTTCATCTGCAACAGTGTACGGCGATGCACAAAATAGCCCTCTGCCGGAAACTACTCCTACTGTGGCAATGAATCCTTATGGTCAGTCCAAGCTAATGACAGAATGGGTATTGCAGGACTTACATCAGTCAGACAACAGCTGGAACATAGCAGTGTTGCGCTATTTTAATCCGGTAGGTGCTGATGCCAGTGGCCGTATTGGAGAGGACCCTAATGGCATTCCTAACAACCTGATGCCGTTTATCACTCAAGTGGCGGTAGGTAAACGTGCGCAACTGCAGATTTTTGGCAAGGATTATCCAACAGCAGATGGCACAGGAGTGCGGGATTATATTCATGTGACAGATTTAGCTGTTGGCCATGTGGCAGCTTTGCAACATCTGTCTAAGGGACCTGGCTTTGATTACTTTAATTTAGGCAGCGGTGAAGGTTTATCAGTACTGGATATTGTAACTCGCTTCGCTGAAGTGAATCAGGTCACAGTGCCTTATCAATTCGCTGACAGGCGCCCTGGTGATGTGGCCCAGTATTTTGCCGATCCATCCAAGGCGAAAGCTATTTTGAACTGGCAAACAGAGCAGACACTGGATGATATAGTTCGGGATAGCTGGAACTGGCAAAAAAATAACCCGAACGGGTATTAA
- a CDS encoding ATP-grasp domain-containing protein has product MEYQTELHIPSLNVLVLGAGGNVSIGIIKTLKQISSVKVNVYAACVTKDAAGFALSDFAILSPMASNPEFHDWLDHIEQSYSIDVVLSGVEEVNLALADRNIEGKAGPIYLIPEKNHMMCFSDKLETTNWLKLNKINYPETFKINSTTNLIKVYESLSKPFIIKPRFGKGSQGVHLIHSYEQFSSFAPFDDYVAQQCIGTPDSEYTCGVYPTDDGDASVIVMKRRLKNGSTSIAEVVFDKAIEQYCRDIAIKLKTQSPFNVQLRVSSENGHPYCFEINMRLSGTTFIRHNFGFPDCEAWLLRKAMPNMMQPIFGVRKAKAIRYEAEVFIEPESLEQTNLLSAIKLGLLER; this is encoded by the coding sequence ATGGAATATCAGACTGAACTACATATCCCCTCTTTAAATGTATTAGTCTTAGGGGCTGGCGGTAATGTCAGCATAGGTATTATTAAAACGCTTAAGCAAATTTCTTCAGTGAAGGTCAACGTATATGCTGCATGCGTAACTAAAGATGCTGCAGGATTTGCTTTATCTGATTTTGCTATTTTGTCTCCAATGGCTTCTAATCCAGAATTTCATGACTGGCTTGATCATATTGAACAAAGTTATTCAATTGACGTTGTTTTGAGTGGTGTTGAGGAGGTTAATCTGGCTTTAGCTGATCGGAATATAGAAGGTAAAGCTGGCCCAATCTACTTAATTCCAGAAAAGAATCATATGATGTGCTTTTCAGATAAATTAGAGACAACTAACTGGTTGAAGTTAAATAAAATTAATTACCCTGAAACTTTTAAGATAAACTCGACAACCAACCTTATAAAGGTTTACGAATCGTTATCTAAGCCTTTTATAATAAAACCCCGTTTTGGTAAGGGTTCTCAAGGAGTACATTTAATACACTCTTATGAGCAGTTTTCTTCGTTCGCACCTTTTGATGATTATGTTGCTCAACAGTGTATCGGAACGCCTGATTCGGAGTATACCTGCGGTGTCTACCCCACGGATGATGGTGACGCAAGCGTTATAGTTATGAAAAGGCGATTAAAAAATGGATCTACTTCTATTGCTGAAGTTGTGTTTGATAAAGCGATTGAGCAGTACTGCCGTGATATAGCAATTAAATTGAAAACTCAATCACCATTTAATGTTCAACTTCGAGTAAGTTCTGAAAATGGACATCCTTACTGTTTTGAAATTAATATGCGCCTCTCTGGAACTACGTTTATAAGGCATAACTTTGGATTTCCAGATTGTGAGGCTTGGTTGCTTCGCAAAGCTATGCCAAATATGATGCAGCCGATATTTGGTGTTCGCAAAGCCAAAGCTATTCGCTACGAGGCTGAGGTGTTTATAGAGCCTGAATCTTTAGAACAGACTAACCTTCTTTCTGCTATCAAACTTGGGTTGTTGGAAAGATGA
- a CDS encoding metallophosphoesterase family protein produces MRCIIFSDVHGNIHAFRAFLEKLRKQQYDKIFFLGDFVGYYYNPNEIIEYCIDLEVTCLLGNHDSYFLRMLKAELDEDELVRKYGNSYRQARNTMTQASIDFLSSLKPSLNFSASGRNVFLCHGSPINPLEGRIYPDTDLSVFTRASNFDYIICGHTHHKISRKCGSTWFLNPGSLGQQRDGKGCSYLLIDFSIDMWTIETVDYDICELEAQVDRYDMGAERLKSVLRRTPSR; encoded by the coding sequence ATGAGATGTATTATATTTTCTGATGTGCATGGAAATATTCATGCATTTAGAGCATTTTTAGAAAAGCTGCGGAAACAACAATACGATAAAATATTTTTTTTAGGTGATTTCGTTGGTTATTATTATAATCCGAATGAAATAATCGAGTATTGTATTGATTTAGAAGTGACTTGTTTGCTTGGAAATCATGATAGCTACTTTCTAAGAATGTTAAAAGCTGAGCTTGATGAAGATGAGTTAGTCCGTAAATATGGTAATTCGTATCGACAAGCTAGAAATACAATGACACAAGCATCAATTGATTTTTTGTCGTCTCTAAAGCCATCCCTTAATTTTAGTGCATCCGGAAGAAATGTTTTTTTGTGTCACGGGTCGCCGATTAATCCGCTTGAAGGTCGAATATACCCAGACACGGATCTATCAGTTTTTACGAGAGCCAGTAATTTTGACTACATCATCTGTGGACATACGCACCATAAAATTTCACGCAAGTGCGGGAGTACTTGGTTTTTAAATCCTGGTTCCTTAGGACAACAGCGAGACGGGAAAGGTTGTAGTTATTTATTAATAGACTTTTCTATTGATATGTGGACAATCGAGACTGTTGATTATGATATATGTGAGCTGGAAGCGCAGGTAGATAGATATGATATGGGAGCTGAGAGATTGAAGTCAGTGCTAAGGCGGACACCATCTCGTTAG
- the rfbC gene encoding dTDP-4-dehydrorhamnose 3,5-epimerase yields the protein MNKVTTLPLPGLLLIQPQLYKDDRGYFFEVSRSSELKRQLGDIDFVQESQSGSYQHVLRGLHYQLNKPQAKLIRVLTGRIFDVAVDLRQHSASFGQWYGFELCSEKKQQLFIPAGFAHGFLTLSSYAEVVYKTDQYYDPVSERAIRWDDPQLAIQWPLTETPIISDKDAKAQSFASADIFLK from the coding sequence ATGAATAAAGTAACAACCTTACCTTTACCCGGCTTATTGTTGATACAGCCTCAATTGTATAAGGATGATCGCGGTTATTTTTTTGAAGTAAGCCGTAGTTCTGAGTTAAAACGGCAATTGGGTGACATTGACTTTGTGCAGGAGTCCCAGTCTGGCTCTTATCAACATGTGTTAAGAGGATTGCATTACCAGCTAAACAAACCTCAAGCGAAATTAATCCGGGTATTAACTGGTCGTATTTTTGATGTAGCAGTGGACTTACGGCAGCATTCAGCAAGTTTTGGCCAGTGGTATGGTTTTGAATTGTGTAGTGAGAAAAAGCAGCAGCTTTTTATTCCTGCAGGATTTGCTCATGGTTTTTTAACCTTAAGCTCTTATGCTGAGGTAGTTTACAAAACCGACCAATATTATGACCCTGTGTCTGAACGGGCTATTCGCTGGGATGATCCGCAGTTGGCCATACAATGGCCTTTAACAGAGACTCCAATAATTTCAGATAAAGACGCCAAAGCACAGTCATTTGCCAGCGCCGATATTTTTCTCAAATAA
- the rfbD gene encoding dTDP-4-dehydrorhamnose reductase has protein sequence MLRVLLLGQSGQLASELRLTTPALIQLKVLSYAEFSALSDTALNKLFFSINPVWVINAAAYNQVDQAELFPELALAGNFYLVQRLQRLCALTQSKLLHISTDYVFDGLAKTPYKEQDQAQPLNQYGKSKRAAELWLLQEYADSSVIIRTSWLYSAYGTNFVKTMLQLMQTKPQVKLVQNQLGSPCGALGLAQVIWQIVSGKAVNSGVYHWADAGYCSRYQFAREIQAVGLELGLLQQKAELLPVAAKHFALSAVRPAFSALDSSALRQLLLLPTVSWQQQLALVLRSFSVIKLDKLEKD, from the coding sequence ATGTTGAGGGTATTATTGCTTGGGCAATCAGGCCAACTTGCCTCTGAACTCAGATTAACCACGCCAGCATTAATTCAACTAAAAGTGCTGAGTTACGCTGAGTTTAGTGCTCTGTCTGACACAGCACTTAATAAGCTTTTTTTCAGCATTAATCCCGTTTGGGTGATTAATGCTGCTGCTTATAATCAGGTTGATCAAGCCGAACTTTTTCCTGAGTTGGCGCTGGCCGGAAATTTTTATCTGGTACAAAGGCTGCAGCGGCTTTGCGCATTAACACAGAGCAAGTTACTGCATATATCTACTGATTATGTGTTTGATGGTTTAGCTAAAACTCCATACAAGGAGCAGGATCAGGCACAGCCGCTAAATCAATACGGTAAAAGTAAGCGTGCTGCAGAACTCTGGTTGTTACAAGAGTATGCTGACTCGAGTGTGATTATCCGCACCAGCTGGTTGTATTCTGCCTATGGTACTAACTTTGTCAAAACTATGTTGCAGCTGATGCAGACAAAACCGCAAGTAAAGCTAGTACAGAATCAGCTAGGGTCACCTTGCGGGGCTTTGGGTCTGGCGCAGGTGATATGGCAAATTGTTAGCGGCAAAGCTGTAAATTCCGGAGTTTATCATTGGGCAGATGCTGGCTATTGTTCTCGCTATCAATTCGCACGGGAGATTCAGGCTGTTGGTTTAGAATTAGGATTGTTGCAGCAGAAAGCAGAGCTTTTACCCGTTGCGGCTAAACATTTTGCTTTATCGGCAGTGCGGCCTGCATTTAGTGCTTTAGATAGCAGTGCCTTAAGGCAGTTATTGTTGCTGCCAACAGTAAGTTGGCAGCAACAATTAGCGCTGGTATTACGCTCATTTTCGGTTATAAAATTGGATAAATTAGAAAAGGATTAG